A region from the Kribbella shirazensis genome encodes:
- a CDS encoding carbohydrate ABC transporter permease: MRARPAARVLQYVAVVAYLVFLGFPLLWLISSSLKSPQEFASITPSLLPKHFDVSNYTDALNEQGLVRGLGNSLQISIYTTILVLIVALPVSYALARFRSRLRPLTNGWILVSQVFPVILIVIPLFMILRPLHLTNTIPGVVIVYMVWSLPFALWMLQGYVAAVPRELEEAASVDGAGRIRTIVSIVMPLLRPGLIATAMFTFISAWNEFFFALVLLQDPQLKTLPLVLARFVGAEGQVQFGPLAAASVLATVPSLVFFAFLQRRLTSGLLSGAVKG, encoded by the coding sequence ATGAGAGCGCGCCCCGCCGCCCGCGTCCTCCAGTACGTCGCCGTCGTCGCGTACCTGGTCTTCCTCGGCTTCCCGCTGCTCTGGCTGATCTCTAGCTCGCTCAAGTCGCCGCAGGAGTTCGCCAGCATCACACCGAGCCTGCTGCCGAAGCACTTCGACGTGTCCAACTACACCGACGCGCTGAACGAGCAGGGCCTGGTCCGCGGCCTCGGCAACAGCCTGCAGATCTCCATCTACACGACGATCCTGGTGCTGATCGTCGCGCTCCCGGTGTCGTACGCGCTGGCCCGTTTCCGCAGCCGACTGCGTCCGCTGACGAACGGCTGGATCCTGGTCAGCCAGGTGTTCCCGGTGATCCTGATCGTGATCCCGCTGTTCATGATCCTGCGCCCGCTGCACCTGACGAACACGATCCCTGGCGTGGTGATCGTCTACATGGTCTGGTCGCTCCCGTTCGCGTTGTGGATGCTGCAGGGGTACGTCGCCGCGGTGCCGCGCGAACTGGAGGAGGCGGCCTCGGTCGACGGCGCCGGCCGGATCCGGACGATCGTGTCGATCGTGATGCCGCTGCTGCGCCCGGGCCTGATCGCGACCGCGATGTTCACGTTCATCTCGGCGTGGAACGAGTTCTTCTTCGCCCTGGTCCTGCTCCAGGACCCGCAACTCAAGACGCTGCCCTTGGTACTCGCCCGCTTCGTCGGCGCCGAGGGCCAGGTGCAGTTCGGCCCGCTCGCCGCCGCCTCCGTGCTGGCCACCGTACCCAGTCTCGTGTTCTTCGCCTTCCTGCAGCGTCGGTTGACGTCCGGCCTGCTCAGCGGCGCAGTCAAAGGTTAG
- a CDS encoding ABC transporter substrate-binding protein: protein MKKKVLTALLAAGALVTLAACGGNSDSGSGDSGSANEKVTLKFQSLAFQKTTVAATKKIVADWNAANPNIQVEYVQGSWDSVHDQLVTQFQGGTAPDIIHDESADLSGFINQGYLADLSPYLSQETKDAVSQGVWDTVSKDGKVYAAPTLLQSYVVFANSALLKQAGITATGDALTWDDLAADAKKLTAGGKYGLGWGLKSPTATMLNLGLNFDAKFFDGSGRDAKATVGDAELEVPKRIHAMAYDDKSIEPTSLTQSGTDVLPGFYAGKYGMIVAGNYVAQQIAEEAPKGFQWEVLPPLKGTSTKQAANPQTLSVPAEGKHIEQSAKFIDYFMKAENLAAVGQGDWLIPTTQAARDAIQKATGGKNGWQQTLASGADLTKAPFQSVENYPKWKDQIATPAFQEYLANKTDLAALGKKLNDGWGQVNS from the coding sequence ATGAAGAAGAAAGTACTGACCGCGTTGCTCGCGGCGGGTGCGCTGGTGACGCTCGCCGCCTGTGGGGGCAACAGCGACAGTGGCTCCGGTGACTCCGGTTCCGCCAACGAGAAGGTGACGCTCAAGTTCCAGAGCCTCGCCTTCCAGAAGACGACGGTCGCCGCGACCAAGAAGATCGTCGCCGACTGGAACGCCGCCAACCCGAACATCCAGGTCGAGTACGTGCAGGGCAGCTGGGACTCCGTCCACGACCAGCTGGTCACGCAGTTCCAGGGCGGGACCGCGCCGGACATCATCCACGACGAGTCCGCCGACCTCAGCGGCTTCATCAACCAGGGGTACCTCGCGGACCTCTCGCCGTACCTCAGCCAGGAAACCAAGGACGCCGTCTCGCAGGGCGTCTGGGACACGGTCTCCAAGGACGGCAAGGTGTACGCCGCCCCGACGCTGCTGCAGTCGTACGTCGTGTTCGCGAACTCGGCGCTGCTCAAGCAGGCCGGTATCACCGCGACCGGTGACGCGCTGACCTGGGACGACCTCGCCGCCGACGCGAAGAAGCTGACCGCGGGCGGCAAGTACGGACTCGGCTGGGGCCTGAAGAGCCCGACCGCGACGATGCTGAACCTGGGCCTGAACTTCGACGCGAAGTTCTTCGACGGCTCCGGCCGTGACGCCAAGGCGACGGTCGGCGACGCGGAGCTCGAGGTGCCGAAGCGGATCCACGCGATGGCGTACGACGACAAGTCGATCGAGCCGACCTCGCTGACGCAGAGCGGCACCGACGTCCTGCCCGGTTTCTACGCCGGCAAGTACGGGATGATCGTGGCCGGCAACTACGTCGCGCAGCAGATCGCCGAGGAGGCCCCGAAGGGCTTCCAGTGGGAGGTGCTGCCGCCGCTGAAGGGCACCAGCACGAAGCAGGCCGCGAACCCGCAGACCCTGTCGGTGCCGGCCGAGGGCAAGCACATCGAGCAGTCGGCGAAGTTCATCGACTACTTCATGAAGGCCGAGAACCTGGCCGCGGTCGGTCAGGGCGACTGGCTGATCCCGACCACGCAGGCGGCCCGGGACGCGATTCAGAAGGCGACCGGCGGTAAGAACGGCTGGCAGCAGACGCTGGCCAGTGGCGCCGATCTGACCAAGGCGCCGTTCCAGAGCGTCGAGAACTACCCGAAGTGGAAGGACCAGATCGCGACGCCGGCGTTCCAGGAGTACCTGGCGAACAAGACCGACCTCGCGGCGCTGGGCAAGAAGCTGAACGACGGATGGGGCCAGGTCAACAGCTGA
- a CDS encoding ADP-ribosylglycohydrolase family protein has protein sequence MPEATSTGLEDKAVGVLVGSAVGDAIGGAVEGWTPEAIRERHGGWVTGIVGPWYDDWRTARPIAPYHKGDGHITDDTLMTHALVEVYDERRTHLDAYAVAESLVPKMIDGTRWVPELEADALLLQRVFLAEKWLVARLHYGHVDPREAGVGNIVNCGAAMYMAPVGIANAGDPEGAYAEALDVAGAHQSSYGREAAGVFAAAVAAAMVPGATAGSAVEAALKLAKDGTRRAVEAVAEAAAGLTDWEEAIPVLRQAIEPYDTVGPNYRELSMDARRPSRTKAIEELPVALGFVLVSEGDVRRAVLGGTNYGRDADSIASMAGAITGALQGHGGVPADWAGDIAEASKTDLVQPGRVMASVVQDIRAADAERWARRAAALDALV, from the coding sequence ATGCCTGAAGCAACAAGTACGGGGCTGGAAGACAAGGCGGTCGGGGTCCTCGTCGGTTCCGCGGTCGGTGACGCGATCGGTGGAGCCGTCGAGGGCTGGACCCCGGAGGCGATCCGGGAGCGGCACGGCGGCTGGGTGACCGGCATCGTCGGCCCGTGGTACGACGACTGGCGCACCGCGCGCCCGATCGCGCCGTACCACAAGGGCGACGGGCACATCACCGACGACACCTTGATGACGCACGCGCTGGTCGAGGTGTACGACGAACGGCGGACGCACCTGGACGCCTACGCGGTCGCCGAGTCGCTGGTGCCGAAGATGATCGACGGGACCCGGTGGGTCCCCGAGCTCGAGGCCGACGCGTTGCTGCTGCAGCGGGTCTTCCTGGCCGAGAAGTGGCTGGTCGCCCGGCTGCACTACGGGCACGTCGACCCGCGCGAGGCCGGAGTCGGCAACATCGTGAACTGCGGTGCGGCGATGTACATGGCGCCGGTCGGGATTGCCAACGCGGGCGATCCCGAGGGGGCGTACGCCGAGGCGCTCGACGTCGCCGGTGCGCACCAGTCGAGCTACGGGCGAGAGGCGGCCGGTGTGTTCGCGGCCGCCGTCGCTGCCGCGATGGTGCCGGGGGCAACGGCCGGGTCCGCGGTCGAGGCGGCGCTGAAGCTGGCCAAGGACGGCACTCGGAGGGCCGTCGAGGCCGTCGCCGAGGCCGCCGCCGGATTGACGGACTGGGAGGAAGCGATTCCGGTGCTGCGTCAGGCGATCGAGCCCTACGACACCGTCGGTCCGAACTACCGTGAGCTGTCGATGGACGCCCGCCGTCCGAGCCGCACCAAGGCGATCGAGGAGCTTCCGGTCGCGCTCGGTTTCGTCCTGGTGTCCGAGGGCGATGTACGGCGGGCCGTACTGGGAGGCACGAACTACGGGCGCGACGCGGACTCGATCGCGTCGATGGCCGGGGCGATCACTGGTGCTCTCCAAGGGCACGGTGGCGTGCCGGCGGACTGGGCGGGCGACATCGCGGAGGCGAGCAAGACGGATCTGGTGCAGCCGGGGCGTGTGATGGCTTCGGTCGTGCAGGACATCCGGGCGGCCGACGCCGAGCGGTGGGCCCGGCGGGCGGCCGCGCTGGACGCGCTGGTCTGA
- a CDS encoding transposase: protein MDSMSRFRLYPTAAQQAALLQHCEHARYVWNLALEQWSMWTRDKGPTPGYVEQARQLTEARAAFGWLRAGSQTVQQQALRDFNQAVKNFYARTHRRPTWRKAGLHEGFRIVGSQASRIAKLNRKWAGVNVPKVGWIRFRLSRAVPDAKSYRITRDRAGRWHIAFAVIPPPLPAPGTGEVVGVDRGVTVSAALSTGELLTCPVLSEAEQVRLKHLQRRLDRCRRGSRRRQRVKTNIAKLHARAGDRRRDWVEKTSTDLARRFDVIRVEALRITQMTRRPGPKPDPERPGAYMANGRHAKGGLNRGILSNGWGGLVRRLEHKALGRVEKVNPAYTSQTCSGCGHRTPENRESQAVFRCAACGHRDNADVNAAINIAAGRAVSARRETPVRVSLKREPQLTTST, encoded by the coding sequence ATGGATTCCATGTCCCGGTTCCGGCTGTACCCGACTGCTGCGCAACAGGCTGCGTTGCTGCAGCATTGCGAGCATGCCCGGTACGTGTGGAACCTGGCGCTGGAGCAGTGGTCGATGTGGACCCGCGACAAGGGTCCGACGCCGGGGTACGTCGAGCAGGCACGCCAACTGACCGAAGCACGCGCCGCGTTCGGCTGGCTGCGCGCCGGGTCGCAGACCGTGCAACAGCAGGCGCTGCGGGACTTCAACCAAGCCGTCAAGAACTTCTACGCACGAACCCATCGGCGTCCGACCTGGCGCAAAGCCGGACTGCACGAGGGATTCCGCATCGTCGGGTCGCAGGCCTCCCGGATCGCGAAACTGAACCGGAAGTGGGCCGGGGTCAACGTGCCCAAGGTCGGCTGGATACGGTTCCGGCTGTCCCGCGCAGTCCCAGACGCGAAGTCTTACCGCATCACACGTGACCGGGCCGGACGCTGGCACATCGCGTTCGCCGTCATTCCGCCGCCGCTCCCCGCCCCAGGCACGGGTGAGGTCGTCGGTGTGGACCGCGGCGTGACCGTGTCGGCGGCGCTTAGTACGGGGGAACTTCTGACGTGCCCCGTGTTGTCGGAGGCCGAACAGGTACGGCTGAAGCACCTCCAACGCCGCCTTGACCGCTGCCGTCGCGGCTCCAGGCGCCGTCAGCGGGTGAAGACCAACATCGCCAAACTGCATGCCCGCGCCGGCGACCGCCGCAGAGACTGGGTCGAGAAAACCAGCACTGACCTCGCCCGGCGGTTCGACGTGATTCGTGTCGAAGCCCTGCGCATCACCCAGATGACCCGTCGCCCTGGCCCCAAACCCGACCCCGAACGACCAGGGGCGTACATGGCGAACGGGCGCCACGCGAAGGGCGGTCTGAACCGAGGCATTCTCTCCAACGGCTGGGGGGGCCTGGTACGTCGCCTGGAGCACAAAGCGCTGGGGCGGGTCGAGAAGGTCAATCCCGCGTATACGTCGCAGACTTGCAGCGGCTGTGGGCATCGCACACCGGAGAACCGCGAGAGCCAAGCGGTGTTCCGGTGCGCAGCCTGCGGACACCGGGACAACGCGGACGTGAACGCGGCAATCAACATCGCGGCCGGACGGGCCGTCAGCGCACGCCGAGAGACGCCCGTACGGGTCTCGCTGAAGCGTGAACCTCAACTCACTACCTCCACGTAG